A section of the Virgibacillus sp. NKC19-3 genome encodes:
- a CDS encoding DUF2759 family protein: MHTILAILFLLIALLSVVSVIRQLKYKNLLALGFSVIATLAFGFFSIATIISEISGA, encoded by the coding sequence ATGCATACCATTTTGGCGATTTTATTTTTATTGATTGCTCTACTATCTGTTGTATCCGTCATTCGTCAACTTAAATACAAGAATTTGTTGGCATTAGGATTCTCAGTAATTGCAACCTTAGCATTTGGCTTTTTTTCAATTGCCACTATCATTTCAGAAATTTCCGGCGCATAA
- the comGC gene encoding competence type IV pilus major pilin ComGC: MFKNNRGFTLIEMLIVLMIISVLIILFIPNLSDRSGDVHGTGCDALISLVQSQVELYELEEGSKPGTIQALVDNEYITPDQTECSNGNTLSIDNGMSLPINMKSQRGFTFVELLLVLSILSILLLLHVPLNISGLQKHQSEQFLETFQYDVLFIQHLATTTTDDKRVYIKFHNESYEMIHGRKTMKTRYYPDGWEVDPRVMKEISFKSTGTIRQPGRIKMTSKHSTYFVVFPLGKGRGYIVEE; encoded by the coding sequence ATGTTTAAAAATAATCGAGGTTTTACACTCATTGAAATGCTTATTGTATTAATGATTATATCTGTCCTGATTATCCTGTTTATACCTAATTTAAGTGATAGAAGCGGCGATGTCCATGGGACGGGTTGTGATGCGCTTATAAGTCTCGTACAAAGCCAAGTGGAATTATATGAACTGGAAGAAGGATCAAAACCTGGAACCATACAAGCATTAGTTGATAACGAATATATTACCCCTGATCAAACGGAATGCTCGAATGGGAATACGCTATCCATTGATAATGGGATGTCTCTGCCAATTAACATGAAAAGCCAACGCGGATTTACCTTCGTCGAATTACTTTTGGTTCTATCCATTCTATCTATTCTATTACTACTTCATGTTCCATTAAATATTTCCGGTTTACAAAAACATCAATCTGAGCAATTTCTGGAAACATTCCAATACGATGTTCTATTTATTCAACACCTTGCTACAACAACTACAGACGATAAAAGAGTATACATCAAGTTCCATAATGAGAGTTATGAGATGATTCATGGAAGAAAAACAATGAAGACCAGGTATTACCCCGATGGTTGGGAAGTGGATCCACGTGTGATGAAAGAAATATCTTTCAAATCAACTGGAACAATAAGGCAGCCCGGCAGGATTAAAATGACCTCAAAGCATAGTACCTACTTCGTTGTCTTCCCACTCGGGAAAGGAAGAGGATATATTGTTGAAGAATAA
- a CDS encoding helix-turn-helix transcriptional regulator: MENTLKVTNVLSDPTRYNIYQYIIKYHKEVSVVEIAEEFDIHPNVARLHLSKLEDVNMIVSYAQKTGKGGRPSRLYRLSDEVVELNFPHRDYKLLSTIALESFAELGDPGKQALYTTGEKYGNQIMEQYNTSGASQELNTEQKVKILQDAGTMLGMYPSFVHHADSNRISFQISNCPFKEIASTNHTMVCKMHHAFLKGMFEALFTEVDLIEEDNIFQGCENCTYTAKLSIV; encoded by the coding sequence ATGGAAAATACACTAAAGGTTACGAATGTACTAAGTGATCCAACAAGGTACAATATTTACCAGTATATCATTAAATATCATAAAGAGGTTAGTGTAGTAGAAATCGCTGAAGAATTTGATATTCACCCAAATGTAGCTCGGCTCCATTTATCAAAATTAGAAGATGTTAACATGATTGTTTCCTATGCCCAAAAGACCGGGAAAGGAGGAAGGCCAAGTAGATTATATCGCTTATCCGACGAAGTCGTTGAACTTAATTTTCCACACCGGGACTATAAACTTCTATCCACCATTGCACTTGAATCATTTGCAGAACTCGGTGATCCAGGTAAACAGGCACTATATACAACTGGGGAGAAGTACGGAAATCAAATAATGGAACAATACAACACGTCGGGCGCTTCCCAAGAACTCAACACAGAACAAAAAGTTAAAATTTTACAAGATGCAGGAACAATGTTAGGAATGTATCCTAGTTTTGTTCACCATGCAGATTCGAATCGTATTTCATTTCAAATTAGTAATTGCCCATTTAAGGAAATTGCCTCCACCAATCACACAATGGTTTGTAAAATGCACCATGCTTTTTTAAAAGGAATGTTTGAAGCATTATTTACAGAAGTTGATCTTATCGAAGAAGACAATATTTTCCAAGGCTGTGAAAATTGTACGTATACAGCAAAACTTTCAATTGTTTAA
- a CDS encoding DUF2626 domain-containing protein yields MDRMFRVCAFWTGIFTVMFYVGDMLQTALLFLVQTAFFLTLSYLKLSERMYMYLFGAYLTVFMVGFTWYSEFILVPGFGH; encoded by the coding sequence ATGGATCGAATGTTTCGTGTGTGTGCCTTTTGGACGGGTATTTTTACAGTAATGTTTTATGTTGGCGATATGCTGCAAACTGCACTATTATTCCTCGTTCAAACGGCATTTTTCCTTACATTAAGCTACTTAAAATTATCCGAACGTATGTATATGTATTTATTCGGTGCTTATCTTACCGTGTTCATGGTTGGCTTTACTTGGTATTCTGAATTTATACTTGTACCTGGTTTCGGACACTAA
- a CDS encoding 5-formyltetrahydrofolate cyclo-ligase: protein MEEQLTANLVHSTLWEEADSVGITIAKGFEWDTIPVIETAWKQNKIVCVPKCFPQDRKLTFYQLKSYDQLEVVFNNLLEPKPDETREVAKAAIDLLIVPGLLFDKNGYRVGFGGGYYDRFLMDYPNETASLLHKSQLTETIPTEEFDLPVKHLITQDGIDKL, encoded by the coding sequence ATTGAAGAACAATTAACAGCAAATCTTGTTCATTCTACCCTTTGGGAAGAGGCAGACTCAGTGGGTATTACCATAGCAAAGGGATTTGAATGGGATACCATACCTGTCATTGAAACTGCATGGAAGCAAAACAAAATCGTATGTGTACCAAAATGCTTTCCACAGGATAGAAAGCTTACATTTTATCAATTGAAGAGTTATGATCAATTGGAAGTCGTTTTTAACAATTTATTGGAACCAAAACCGGATGAAACAAGGGAAGTCGCCAAAGCTGCCATTGATTTATTGATCGTGCCTGGATTGCTATTTGATAAAAATGGCTATCGTGTTGGATTTGGTGGGGGATACTACGATCGTTTTTTAATGGACTACCCCAATGAAACAGCTTCTTTATTACACAAAAGTCAATTAACTGAAACAATCCCTACGGAGGAATTCGATCTTCCTGTTAAGCATCTGATTACGCAAGATGGTATAGATAAGCTATAA
- a CDS encoding peptidoglycan D,D-transpeptidase FtsI family protein: MVKKKKKKKAQLPFRLNILFFVVFLSFSVLILQLGVVQILNGESFQEEIERTIEDTSKVPVPRGKIYDSNHDVVVDNKPLYSITYTPPKSVQAEDRLEVAEDLAAFISMDTDGITERNRQEYWYLKNEDEAESRVSDEEAEEMSDSERYNTVLDRISEEEISDFSEAEEEVIAIKKELDKAQSLTPQIVKNKEVTSEEYALVAEHLDDLPGVNATTDWNREYPYDETFRNLLGAITSQEEGIPGDQEEYYVTRGYSRNDRVGKNGLEEQYEDVLRGTKEQIQYSTDKSGNVVNTETVVEGERGKDLVLTIDMEFQEQVDEIVREELDKAISEEPYENRNIEDALAVVMNPQTGELLAVSGQSYDREKDEFNNTASKALYDAHRPGSIVKGATMLAGYESEVITPGQTFYDSPIKIAGTEEKSSWKNLGLVNDLNALQQSSNIYMFHLAMRMGGEYNYQRNETVSFDSGAWQEMRNYFRQFGLGSETGIDFPFESTGFVGSQGNAGNFMDYAIGQFDTYTTLQMAQYVSTIANDGYRVQPHFLKEIRNPVASEDNLGTIYKHHNTDVLNRIQMDQDKIDRVQEGFRQVFQTSDGTGYNYFGDKDYNPAGKTGTAENEVYEDGDVEQYTENLSLVGYAPFDEPEIAFAVIVPNTGDASGVNHYIGEGILDTYFDLKEDRSEEDEE; the protein is encoded by the coding sequence ATGGTAAAAAAGAAAAAAAAGAAAAAGGCACAGCTTCCTTTTCGATTAAATATACTATTTTTCGTTGTATTTTTATCTTTTTCTGTATTAATTCTTCAACTGGGTGTTGTACAGATTTTAAATGGGGAAAGCTTTCAAGAAGAAATTGAACGCACGATAGAAGATACATCGAAAGTTCCGGTTCCACGGGGCAAAATATATGATAGTAATCACGATGTTGTGGTTGACAATAAACCGTTATACTCGATAACATATACGCCGCCCAAAAGCGTACAGGCAGAAGATCGGTTGGAGGTGGCAGAAGATTTAGCCGCATTTATTTCCATGGACACCGATGGGATTACCGAACGAAACAGGCAGGAATACTGGTACTTGAAAAACGAGGATGAAGCAGAGAGCCGTGTATCAGATGAAGAGGCGGAAGAGATGAGTGATTCCGAACGCTATAATACAGTTTTGGATCGAATCTCGGAAGAAGAGATAAGTGATTTTTCTGAAGCGGAAGAAGAAGTAATTGCTATTAAGAAGGAGTTAGACAAGGCACAGTCATTAACACCTCAAATTGTTAAAAATAAAGAGGTAACGTCAGAAGAATATGCTCTTGTTGCTGAACATCTCGATGATTTACCTGGTGTTAATGCAACAACAGACTGGAATAGAGAATATCCATATGATGAAACTTTCCGTAATCTTCTTGGTGCCATTACGTCACAGGAGGAAGGAATTCCTGGAGATCAAGAAGAATATTATGTCACAAGGGGATACAGTAGAAATGATCGTGTCGGCAAAAATGGCTTAGAAGAACAGTATGAAGATGTACTAAGAGGTACAAAGGAACAGATTCAATATTCAACAGATAAGAGTGGAAATGTTGTTAATACAGAAACGGTTGTAGAAGGAGAGCGCGGTAAAGATTTAGTATTAACCATTGATATGGAATTCCAAGAACAGGTGGATGAAATTGTTCGTGAAGAATTAGATAAAGCGATAAGTGAAGAACCATATGAAAATCGGAATATAGAAGATGCGCTTGCTGTCGTTATGAATCCACAAACTGGTGAATTATTAGCGGTATCCGGACAAAGTTATGACAGAGAAAAAGATGAGTTCAATAATACTGCTTCTAAAGCATTATATGACGCGCATCGACCAGGATCGATTGTAAAAGGTGCAACGATGTTAGCAGGCTACGAGTCTGAAGTTATTACACCGGGACAAACATTCTATGATTCACCAATTAAAATTGCTGGAACAGAGGAAAAATCATCCTGGAAGAACTTAGGGTTAGTTAATGATCTGAATGCTTTACAACAATCATCCAACATATACATGTTTCATCTTGCTATGCGTATGGGTGGTGAGTATAATTATCAGCGAAATGAAACTGTATCATTTGATTCGGGTGCTTGGCAGGAGATGCGTAACTACTTCAGGCAATTTGGTCTTGGTTCAGAAACAGGTATTGATTTCCCATTTGAATCTACTGGCTTTGTAGGTTCCCAAGGTAATGCTGGTAATTTTATGGACTATGCAATTGGCCAATTTGACACCTATACTACCTTGCAAATGGCACAATATGTATCAACAATCGCTAACGATGGGTATCGTGTTCAACCGCATTTCCTGAAAGAAATTCGAAACCCTGTTGCTTCAGAAGATAATTTGGGCACTATCTATAAACATCATAATACCGATGTATTGAATAGAATTCAAATGGATCAGGATAAGATTGATCGCGTGCAGGAAGGATTCCGTCAAGTATTTCAAACCTCCGATGGAACGGGGTACAATTATTTTGGAGACAAGGATTATAATCCTGCCGGTAAAACAGGTACGGCAGAAAATGAAGTATATGAGGATGGAGACGTGGAACAATATACAGAGAATCTCAGTTTAGTCGGATATGCTCCTTTTGATGAGCCGGAAATAGCGTTTGCGGTTATTGTTCCAAATACCGGAGATGCTAGTGGAGTCAATCACTATATCGGAGAAGGAATTCTGGATACGTATTTCGATTTAAAAGAGGATAGAAGTGAAGAAGACGAGGAATAA
- a CDS encoding ComGF family competence protein yields the protein MSKIAKKLYVYMAIGKNDRGFTLVSILFSISIIAVTLPFTGYLINTITDTSSHYEEVSTHQFFHFLRDDVIKATSFTIESSALILTLENETTATIEKYGKHIRRKTDHGGHEIYLRDIEDITFTELPYGIHATVTSMQGEQYEKTIIFYE from the coding sequence ATGTCAAAAATAGCAAAGAAGTTATATGTTTATATGGCTATAGGGAAAAATGATCGGGGATTTACGCTTGTCTCTATTCTATTCAGTATTTCCATTATAGCTGTAACCCTCCCTTTCACAGGTTATTTAATCAATACTATTACGGATACTTCTTCCCATTATGAAGAAGTATCCACGCACCAGTTCTTCCATTTTTTACGGGATGATGTCATTAAAGCAACAAGTTTTACGATTGAATCATCTGCCTTAATTCTCACACTTGAAAATGAAACAACAGCAACTATTGAAAAATACGGAAAACACATTCGACGGAAAACCGATCATGGAGGCCATGAAATATATTTACGTGATATAGAAGATATAACTTTTACCGAACTTCCATACGGTATACATGCAACAGTCACTTCAATGCAAGGAGAACAATATGAAAAGACAATTATTTTTTATGAATAA
- a CDS encoding ROK family glucokinase produces the protein MDKIIIGADIGGTTVKIGFINNEGEILKKWEIPTNKSNGGVSIIDDLWQSIRIQLTALNLTTDMVLGIGVGAPGFIDGDTGFVYEAVNIGWKNFELAAQLKDKSGLPVFVENDANIAVLGENWKGAGNQARNVIAITLGTGVGGGIIANGEILNGENGMAGEIGHTTIDPHGHLCNCGRSGCLETIASATGIARQAMDKLQNNSISRLSTHYQQTGTVSAKDVFDLAKSGDTDCKHIIHDTADALGLFIANMGTIINPSKVLIGGGVSKAGDQLLDEIKNAFHKYALPRVSDICEMKIARLGNDAGIIGGAFFVRQKLLDITF, from the coding sequence ATGGACAAAATAATAATTGGTGCGGATATTGGTGGAACAACAGTTAAAATTGGATTTATTAATAATGAAGGTGAAATATTAAAAAAATGGGAGATACCAACCAATAAATCAAATGGAGGCGTCTCCATCATTGATGATTTATGGCAGTCGATTCGTATTCAGTTAACAGCATTAAATTTAACTACAGACATGGTATTAGGCATTGGTGTAGGTGCACCAGGTTTTATCGATGGAGACACTGGATTTGTTTACGAAGCGGTCAATATTGGTTGGAAAAATTTTGAATTGGCGGCGCAATTGAAGGACAAATCTGGATTACCCGTATTTGTGGAAAATGATGCAAATATCGCGGTATTAGGTGAAAATTGGAAGGGTGCCGGAAATCAGGCACGAAATGTCATTGCCATAACGTTAGGTACTGGAGTTGGTGGTGGAATTATTGCAAATGGCGAGATACTAAATGGTGAAAATGGCATGGCCGGAGAGATTGGCCATACAACGATAGATCCGCATGGTCATCTATGCAATTGTGGTCGCAGCGGCTGTTTGGAAACGATTGCTTCTGCTACAGGTATCGCACGTCAGGCCATGGATAAACTCCAAAACAACTCAATAAGCAGGTTATCAACACATTATCAGCAAACAGGAACTGTATCTGCAAAAGATGTATTTGATTTAGCCAAAAGTGGAGATACCGACTGCAAACATATCATCCATGACACTGCGGATGCGCTGGGACTGTTTATCGCGAATATGGGAACCATCATTAATCCCTCTAAAGTACTTATTGGCGGTGGTGTCTCTAAAGCGGGAGATCAACTACTTGATGAAATTAAAAATGCTTTTCACAAATATGCTCTGCCTCGTGTCAGTGATATTTGTGAAATGAAAATAGCTCGGTTAGGAAACGATGCCGGAATCATTGGCGGTGCATTTTTTGTCCGTCAAAAGTTACTGGATATTACATTTTAG
- a CDS encoding type II secretion system protein produces MLKNNGFTLVEVLVASSVLMMVITTVVPILSLISEHQALLSDRRMFSYHLHDALQPYLYQQDTALPTNYNETIHNKTVAFEFQDENELVKGCAKWQNVKNSKEVICLYGYREK; encoded by the coding sequence TTGTTGAAGAATAATGGATTTACGTTGGTGGAGGTTCTGGTAGCATCAAGTGTACTCATGATGGTTATAACAACTGTTGTTCCTATCCTATCCCTTATTTCGGAACATCAAGCACTTTTAAGTGATCGGCGCATGTTTAGTTACCATTTACATGATGCATTGCAACCCTATCTTTATCAACAAGATACTGCATTGCCAACAAATTACAATGAAACGATTCACAATAAAACGGTCGCATTTGAATTTCAGGATGAAAATGAGTTAGTCAAAGGATGTGCCAAGTGGCAAAATGTCAAAAATAGCAAAGAAGTTATATGTTTATATGGCTATAGGGAAAAATGA
- the rpmG gene encoding 50S ribosomal protein L33 — MRVNITLACTETGDRNYISTKNKRTNPERLELMKYSPRLKKHTLHRETK, encoded by the coding sequence ATGCGCGTAAATATTACTTTAGCTTGTACAGAAACAGGAGACCGTAATTATATTTCAACTAAAAACAAACGTACTAATCCGGAGCGTTTAGAGCTTATGAAATATAGTCCACGCTTAAAGAAACATACACTGCACCGTGAAACAAAATAA
- a CDS encoding rhomboid family intramembrane serine protease, with protein sequence MYLDENYTMYEIAYYLVAHEHFDVLEISEKEEEIWLEKYSKNTSTVVRLLHKGFDWKNHLKKDIALVFQKAKAIKRLLAGKHVELHNVYVSAHAPVDDWEILRKPMQLNERNPVKMNVYYLAEDDLTEEKERLFTDIGSTSSPSSDALTVTAKEEAVEHYKRFLMNALHHKKQEAKNVFSFGKPFLTYLLLGINIILFFIFESTGSSTSIDHLIEFGAKYNPAIVEEGQWWRIISSMFLHIGFLHLLMNMLAVYYLGTLVERMYGSWRFFVIYFLAGIAGGLASFAFSTNVSAGASGALFGLFGAILFFGCIHKKLFFQTMGSGVLLLIGINIVFGFTISQIDMGAHLGGLIGGFIASAIIHLPKNKNVRIQFLAFIVYLLMTYGLVAFGLQHNVNSQSYQLMKIEELLMEDNYEGVIDIADHALELSGDLEATILFQRSYAYIEMNQVDQAIEDLENSIKYDDALPQAYQNLALLYYNKGEEEKAEEMVQTAYEMNPDDEDVITLYEEITGENVN encoded by the coding sequence ATGTATCTGGATGAAAACTATACCATGTACGAAATAGCGTATTATTTGGTTGCTCATGAACATTTTGATGTTTTGGAAATAAGTGAAAAAGAGGAAGAAATATGGTTGGAAAAGTATTCCAAAAATACATCGACGGTAGTACGGCTTTTACATAAAGGATTTGACTGGAAAAATCATTTAAAAAAAGATATCGCACTGGTATTTCAAAAAGCGAAAGCCATCAAGCGATTATTGGCTGGTAAACATGTGGAATTGCATAATGTTTATGTGTCCGCCCATGCCCCGGTAGATGACTGGGAAATTTTAAGGAAACCAATGCAATTAAACGAGAGAAATCCGGTAAAGATGAATGTATATTATTTAGCAGAAGATGACTTAACCGAAGAAAAAGAAAGGCTCTTTACAGATATTGGCTCCACTTCAAGCCCGAGTTCAGATGCGCTGACTGTTACTGCAAAAGAAGAAGCGGTTGAACATTATAAACGTTTTTTAATGAATGCGTTGCATCATAAAAAGCAAGAAGCTAAAAATGTATTTTCATTCGGTAAGCCATTCCTGACTTATTTGTTATTAGGTATAAATATTATTCTATTCTTTATATTTGAAAGCACTGGTAGTAGTACATCTATTGATCACTTGATTGAATTCGGTGCAAAGTATAATCCGGCAATCGTAGAAGAAGGGCAATGGTGGCGCATTATCAGCTCTATGTTTCTGCATATAGGATTCTTACACTTACTTATGAATATGCTAGCAGTATACTATTTAGGAACATTAGTAGAAAGAATGTATGGTTCATGGCGTTTTTTTGTTATTTATTTCCTTGCAGGTATCGCTGGAGGGCTTGCAAGTTTTGCATTTAGTACAAATGTATCTGCCGGTGCATCCGGTGCACTATTTGGCTTGTTTGGGGCTATTTTGTTTTTCGGTTGTATTCATAAGAAATTGTTTTTTCAAACGATGGGTAGTGGGGTTCTGCTATTAATAGGAATTAATATTGTATTTGGTTTCACCATTTCACAAATTGATATGGGAGCCCATCTTGGAGGGTTAATTGGAGGATTTATTGCTTCAGCTATTATTCATTTGCCAAAAAATAAAAACGTTCGTATACAGTTTCTAGCGTTTATTGTTTATTTGCTTATGACGTATGGATTAGTAGCATTTGGCTTGCAGCATAATGTGAACAGTCAATCCTATCAATTAATGAAGATAGAAGAATTACTCATGGAAGACAATTACGAGGGAGTAATCGATATTGCTGACCATGCACTAGAGCTATCAGGAGATCTCGAGGCGACTATATTATTTCAACGGTCTTATGCTTACATTGAAATGAATCAAGTTGATCAGGCAATTGAAGATTTAGAGAATAGCATCAAATATGATGATGCTTTGCCGCAAGCTTACCAGAATCTAGCTCTCCTCTATTATAATAAAGGGGAGGAAGAAAAAGCAGAAGAAATGGTACAGACGGCTTATGAAATGAACCCGGATGATGAGGATGTTATAACGTTATATGAAGAAATTACAGGTGAGAATGTGAATTAA
- a CDS encoding MBL fold metallo-hydrolase codes for MDIKGMSLGPIGTNCYIVYDDHNALIIDPGGEANNVIDFLHKEDLTPRAILLTHAHFDHIGGVEDLRNYYDLDVYLHENEASWLEEPRLNGSISFIGKEIKTKRAEYMLEPGEIHLAPFTFQVIHTPGHSPGSVSFIFKDEGFVISGDVLFQQGIGRTDLPGGDMKQLEDSIRFSLYQLDDTLVVYPGHGSRTTIGNEKANNPFVQ; via the coding sequence ATGGATATAAAAGGGATGTCTTTAGGTCCAATAGGCACGAATTGTTATATTGTATATGATGATCACAATGCTCTAATTATCGACCCTGGCGGGGAAGCGAACAATGTAATTGATTTTTTACATAAAGAAGATCTCACTCCCCGAGCTATTCTATTAACACATGCGCATTTTGATCATATAGGGGGAGTAGAGGATTTGCGTAACTATTATGATTTGGATGTTTATTTACATGAAAATGAAGCATCCTGGTTGGAAGAACCACGTTTAAATGGATCCATCTCTTTTATTGGAAAAGAAATAAAAACAAAGCGGGCAGAATATATGTTAGAGCCTGGTGAAATACATTTAGCCCCGTTCACGTTTCAGGTAATTCATACACCAGGACATTCGCCAGGAAGTGTTAGCTTCATTTTCAAAGATGAAGGTTTTGTCATTTCCGGCGACGTTTTATTTCAACAAGGAATTGGTCGAACTGATTTGCCAGGTGGAGATATGAAGCAACTAGAAGACAGTATACGCTTTTCTCTTTATCAACTAGATGACACGTTGGTCGTTTACCCAGGTCATGGCTCAAGAACAACTATAGGGAACGAAAAGGCAAACAACCCGTTTGTGCAATAA
- a CDS encoding MFS transporter: MRKSLQYYQDKFDINRDLLLLLLVGGLYFLGIFLSNTFVNIYLWKQSGDYITIAVYNLAIFLFQPATFILAGKLAKKVDRVIVLRLGVIFLSFFFLCVLIIGENASTYNFLLGSLLGIGYGFYWLAFNVLTFEITEPETRDFFNGFLGVLQSFGGMIGPLLAGTIIAKMTANLGYTTIFTISFILFICAVVSSFFLNRRKAEGSFHFRRILEERRHNKNWNRILNAHVAQGLREGMFAFVITIWVYLITNSEFALGVFNLSLSGLSFIFYLVATKFIKPSMRKKAIFIGALILYLSIFIILFEMSYLLMIIYAIFIGIAYPIINVPYDSLTYDVIGKAWKAKDLRVEYIVVRELFVNIGRVLSIGIFLIAVSVFSAEEIIPWLLVIFGTGHLFIYVFVKNIYLSSPNNKDVMIKNQITDEKNR, encoded by the coding sequence ATGCGAAAAAGTCTGCAGTATTACCAAGATAAATTTGATATCAATCGTGATTTATTACTCTTATTACTGGTCGGAGGTCTTTATTTTTTAGGGATATTTCTCTCTAATACATTTGTTAACATTTATCTATGGAAGCAATCAGGTGATTATATTACTATTGCTGTATATAATTTAGCTATATTCTTGTTTCAGCCAGCTACGTTTATTTTGGCTGGAAAACTGGCTAAAAAAGTAGATCGTGTTATTGTGTTACGATTAGGAGTGATTTTTTTATCTTTTTTCTTTTTATGTGTGCTCATCATTGGAGAAAATGCCTCTACTTATAATTTTCTGCTGGGGAGTTTGCTCGGAATTGGGTATGGATTTTATTGGTTGGCATTTAATGTTTTAACTTTTGAAATTACGGAACCGGAAACAAGGGATTTTTTCAATGGATTTTTAGGTGTCTTGCAATCTTTTGGTGGAATGATTGGACCTTTATTAGCAGGTACAATTATCGCTAAAATGACAGCAAACCTTGGTTACACAACTATTTTCACCATTTCATTTATTTTATTTATTTGTGCGGTAGTATCAAGCTTTTTCCTAAATCGTCGCAAGGCAGAAGGAAGTTTTCACTTCAGGCGAATTTTGGAAGAAAGACGGCATAATAAAAATTGGAACCGGATTTTAAATGCCCATGTTGCTCAAGGATTAAGAGAAGGAATGTTTGCGTTCGTTATTACGATTTGGGTCTATTTAATCACAAATAGCGAATTTGCTTTAGGTGTGTTTAATTTATCTTTATCTGGGCTTTCGTTTATTTTTTATTTAGTGGCTACAAAGTTTATCAAACCATCCATGAGAAAAAAGGCCATTTTTATTGGAGCGTTAATTCTTTACTTATCGATATTTATTATTTTGTTTGAAATGAGTTATCTGCTCATGATCATTTATGCTATTTTTATTGGAATTGCTTATCCGATTATCAATGTTCCTTATGATTCATTGACCTATGATGTAATAGGGAAAGCTTGGAAAGCAAAGGATTTACGTGTCGAATATATTGTTGTTCGCGAATTATTTGTTAATATTGGACGTGTTTTATCAATTGGTATTTTTCTTATAGCTGTTTCTGTTTTCTCAGCTGAGGAAATAATTCCGTGGTTATTGGTCATTTTTGGAACAGGCCATTTATTTATTTATGTTTTTGTAAAAAATATTTACCTGAGCAGTCCAAATAACAAAGATGTGATGATCAAAAATCAAATAACCGATGAAAAAAATCGTTAA